The Actinomycetota bacterium sequence CGGCGAGCCTCCTGCACGCGAGCACCATAAACCACATCGGTGTGAGACGCGAGGATGCGGAGCGATGCGGCTGCTGCAACGGTTGGCCCCGACGAGCCCGGACGCCGTCCGGCTGTCGACTCCGGTGTCGACTCGGGCCTCTTACCTACACCCTGCGTTACCTAAGCCGATGTTGTCATTACCTGCCGCCCTGCCGCCCTGCCGACCTGCCGACCTGCCGACCTGCCGCCCCGCCCGCTTCCCGACCGAGCCGTCGTCGCTCGTGGTGACGTCCGATCGACCAGGCGCCAGCGCAGGCTCACCGACGTTCCGCCCGGCGCGCACGAGATGCGTCGCAGACGTCACGGGGAGAGAAGAGCCAGCGTGGTGACCGACAGGCGAAGACAGACGCACGCGAACGAAGGAGATGACGAAGGAGACAAAGGTGTCGTCCCGAGTGATCTCCGCACTTGGCGGTCAACCTCTCGGGACGACCTCATCATTGTACCGCAGGCGCGCCCGACTGGTCAAGACCTCGGTTCGCCGTACGCTCACCGCGATGAAGGATCGCCACGCCCGCCACCGTCGCGCCGATGCAGACGGTCGGCGACGACCGCCGGACGGGTTCCGCGCTGCGAGCCTGCGACGTTTCGAGCGTTTGGTCGACGACGCGCTCACGTCCCTACCCGACGAGTTGCTCCGCCACGTCGAGAACGTGCAGATCGTCGTGGAGGACGTCCCGCCAGCGGATGTCCTTGGCGACGGCGACGAGGTGCTGCTCGGCCTGTACCAGGGCGTGCCACGCACGCAGCGCGCCGGCGATCCACCGGCGTTGCCCGACCGCATCACGCTGTACCGGCGGCCGATCGAAGCGCGGGTCGCCAGCAAGCGGGAACTGGCCGATCTCGTCCGGGAAGTCGTGGTCCACGAGGTCGCCCACCATTTCGGGATCGACGACGACCGGCTCGGCGAGCTCGGCTGGTAGTCATCGGGCAGCTCTCGGCTCCGTGGTGTCCGCCGCCCCGTCGACGGGGGAAGCGGTCGGGGTCGGAACGTCCTGCACGTCGGTGATGGTTTCCGACCGGATGGCCGTGCCCAGCGACGTGCCCAGTCGCTGGGGCAGTCCCGGAGCGAACCGCACCGGCGGGACAGGCTGACCACCCGCCCACACCCGGCTGGGAACCCCGGCGCG is a genomic window containing:
- a CDS encoding metallopeptidase family protein; translated protein: MKDRHARHRRADADGRRRPPDGFRAASLRRFERLVDDALTSLPDELLRHVENVQIVVEDVPPADVLGDGDEVLLGLYQGVPRTQRAGDPPALPDRITLYRRPIEARVASKRELADLVREVVVHEVAHHFGIDDDRLGELGW